The Bacteroidota bacterium genome includes the window TAAAGCATTCAATTCAGGCAAAGTTGCCTACCTTCCGGTCTATGTCTCGGCAAAAATGATGATTGTAAAAAAAGGAGAGAACAACCTTCTTGCATTTACAACGAACGCTGAAACAGGTGAAATCCTTATTCCCGAAGCCACTACTCTTTATGCAGGCGGCAGCAAGATTGCATCTGTTACCCCCGGTAAAGACGGTCTTTCAATGATGGATCTGAAAGGAGTTTCAGCGAAAGAGAACGCCAGCAGCCTCATAATTTCTAAAGTTGAAGGTGAACTCGTTTATTCCGATCCCTACATCTTTTTCGGACAGGGTGAAGGCAAAAGATATTTCTCATCAATTTACACCAATCAACCCGTCTATCGCCCCGGTGCAGTGATTAATTATAAAGGTATCATCCGTTACCGTGAAGACGGTGAGATGGGTGTACCTTCAAAAGAAAAGGTTTCTGTTAAAATAACCGATCCGGCAGGCACTGAAGTATTGAAAGAGGAACTTCTTCTCGACGATTTCGGATCCTTCTATTCCTCTTTCAAAACCAATGCATCGTTCAAACCGGGTACATATTACATTAATGCCCAATATGGTGAGAACTACTTCTACTCTTCCTTTTCAATTGAGGAATACAAAAAACCTGAATTCCGTGTAGCCGTTAATACTGAGAAATCGTCCTTCTTTAATGGTGAGGAGATAAAAGGGAAAGTTCAGGCAGATTACTATTTCGGGCAACCTGTTGCAGGTGCAACTGTAAAAATAAGAGTTATGAGAAAACCTTACCGTGTGCCATGGTGGCTTGGAAGTGAGTATGCCTGGTACTATAAGGCATGGTATCCTTATGATTATGGAAATTACGAATATCTGAAGGAAATTACCGGTACTTTAAACAGCGACGGATCATTCGCCTTCTCCTTCAATTCCATAAATGATTCAGTGGCAAGTTATACTTACTCATTTGAAGCCAATGTTACAGACCAGTCACTACGCGAAATCAAAGGGTCTTCTTCGGTCACTGCCTCGGTTACTGATTTTATTGTGACTGCAGGTTCGAGCCGGTATTTTGTAAAACCGGGATCAGAAGTGTCGATAACCGCCAATTCTTATAACTTTGACCTCACTCCTGTTTCGAAGGAATTGTCAGTCGTCATAAACAAAACCACTTACATCGAAAATAAGCCACTGACAGAGACAGTCTACAAAACAGAAGTAAAAACCAACGACAAAGGTCTTTCTTTCATTAATTACACTCCGCAATCGGAGGGTTACTATACCGTCATGGTCTACGGAAGAGGCTCAAACGGAAGATCCACACTCGATGAAACCTCTTTCTATTGCTTCTCGGGAAGTGGCTGGTACTGGTATGGCGAAAGACAGGAAGCCAAAATCGTCACCGACAAGGAAACCTATATTGCAGGTGATACCGTTAAAGCAATGGTCTTCCTTCCGGGGAAACCACAGGCTGGAGTTATCACAATAGAGCAAAATTCAATTATTAAAGCCGAAGCGATAAAAATCGTCAATGGTTATGGTGAATATTCATTCATCGCCGACAAAAAATACTATCCGAGCTTTAATATCTCATTCTCCGGAGCTTTCAACTCCACCTTCGTTTACGCTTTTAAAAAGGTCGGTGTCATAAACGAAGAGGCTAAACTTGATGTGAAGATCAACCCTTCAAAATCGAAGTACAAACCGGGCGAAGAGGCTGAATACCTGGTGAAGGTTACTGACAACAACGGCAGACCCGTTAAAAACGCACAATTGTCTTTTGGTTCGGTGGATGAAGCCATTTATGCGATCAAAGCAGACAACACACCTTCTCTTTATGAGTCTTTTTATAAAGACGAATACTACTACACTCAGACCACAAACTCACTTGAAGGAAAATACGGTCAGTCTGTCAGCAGACCGGTCTCTCTCCTTGACACTAAATATTCAGCCGAAGATCCTGCAAAACCAGGTTCAGGAACTTCTTCACTTGAAGTTAAATTCAAGACAGCAGATAAGGAAAGTCTGGAAGATAAAACAATCGAGATACTCATAACCAATGGTTCCATTATACGGAAAGGGGGAGTGGATGGAATAAACTTCACCCGTTTTACGAATCTGCCCGAAGGAGAATACGATATTTGTCTCTCTTTGGTCAATGTCGTATATCCGGTTAAAAAAGTGGTGCTTGCCAAAGGTAAAAGCACCTCTGAAGAGATTTATCTTGATCCCTACAAAGAAGAGATGGAGTTTTATTTTTCAGGTTACCTCGGAGGCGGAATGGTAAATAAAACCATGTCAGCCGATGGTGCCGCAATCGAAGAAAAATCGTCTCCCTCTCCTCCATCCACAAGAGACGGTGAAAAGGAAGTGGTGGTCAGGGAAAACTTCAGTGATGCACCTTACTGGAATCCCGCAGTAATTACCGACGGAAGTGGTGAAGCCGAAATTTCCTTCAAACTTCCCGACAATCTTACTTCTTGGAGATCCACAGTTAAGGTTATTACCAAAAACACATTCACAGGCGACGCCATCAACAATGTCTTTGCAGCCAAAGACCTCATGATCCGGCTCGAAACGCCCCGGTTCTTTAAGGAAGGGGACACGACAACCATAATCGCCAATATTCACAATTATCAAAGTTCTGAAGCAAAAACAAAATTTAAATTCAATTTTACAAATCTTACTCCCCTTTCGTTTGAGGTAAAAGGGGTGGTTGCGTCGAAGAAATCTGCCAATTCGTTTGAAGCACCAATTCCAACAAAGGGACTTGCAACTGTCGAAATAAAAACAGTAATACCTTTTGTTAATTACACCAGCGAAATATATTTCGAAGCTATCTCAGACCAGGAATCTGATGCCGTGAAAATCACGGTACCTGTCATCCCCATTGGAATCAAGGCAGTCAATTACCTCAATTCCATTTTACAGACCAGCGACAATGAAAAGACCGTCGAGTTTAATATCCCTCAGGGTGTAAACCTCAAAACGGTGAATCTGTCTCTTGCCCTAAGTCCCACTTTGGCTACTTCACTTCTCCATTCTCTTGATGGACTCGTGGATTATCCATATGGCTGTGTAGAGCAAACGATGAGCAGATTTCTCCCTGCTCTCATAACCGCAGGCACTCTGAAGCAATTAAATGTCCCGATCAGCTCTTCAACACTGGAAAAACTTCCGGATGTTATTGATAAAGGACTCGCAAGGCTTTACGATTTCCAGAATCCACAGGGCGGCTGGGGCTGGTGGAAAAATGATCCTGTTAATCCTTATATGACAGCTTATGTAATGTATGGATTCAACATGGCTCAGAAACTTGGTTACAAAGTCGATCAAAACAGCTACAAAGCAGGTTTCAATGCATTGACCGGACTTCTGCAGGAAAAAAATGTGGACAGGGTTACCGCAGCCTACATTGCATGGGTTTATTCTGAATGCGAACCGTCTGCCAAAAAGAATCCTGTCTTCAACAAGTTGATCGACGAGCTGCTTGCCGACTCCCTGAACCCCTATGCTACTGCAATTCTCGGACTGACTTACAACACCACAGGTGACAAGAAAACAGCATCAGCAGTCCTCCAGAGATTGATGAAGTCCGCTCAGGAAGATCAGAACTTCATCTCGTGGGGAAGGGATAAATATTACTCATGGCAGCAGGATAAAGTGCAGTCCACAGCTTTTGCTCTAAAACTTCTGCTCGCAGTCGATCCGAACTCACCTGCAATCATCAAAGCGGTAAGAACACTGATCAGGGAACAAAAAGGAAAAGGCTGGCATTCGACCCAGCAGACAGCGACAGTTGTTTTCGCCCTGACTGACTATCTGAAAATGACAAATGAGCTTGAACCCGACTTTTCTGCTGAAGTATTCATAAACGGGAAACAGGTCAGAAAAACCTCATTCGAGAAGGACAGACTGGCTCCCGAGGATGCCAATATCAAATTGAACTTTGCTGCATTCCCATTTGTCCACGGAAAGAACACCATAAGGATAGTAAAAAAAGGAAAAGGTACTCTTTATGCCGGTGCCGATATCGAGCTCTATTACCCTGATATCTCTTTTGTGAAAGAACAAAATTTCACCATCACAAAAGAAGTTTTCAAACTGACTGAAACAAGGGCTGGAAACAGCATCATTTATAAGAAGTCGAACCCCGAAAAAGTTAAGTCAGGCGACCTTCTTCTTGTTAAAGTGAAAGTAAAAACCAACAGAAGTGACGATCAGTACATGATGGTTGAGGATATGTTCCCCGCCGGCTTCGAAGTGGTGAAAGATGACAACCTCTACAATATCGAAGGTGAGTCATCATACACAGGCTACTGGCCCGGCTACTGGAACTGGTTCTATGCCGACAAGGAAATTCGTGATTCGAAAATAACCTGGTTTGTTACATACGCACCTCAGGATATGGAATTTACTTACATAATCAGGGCACAGGTTCCGGGATACTACTCCTCTGCTCCCGTGTACGCCGGATTGATGTATTATCCCGAAATAAGAGGCTACGGACCGAGAACGCTCTTCCGAGTGCTCCCAAACTAAACGGTCTTAAACAAACAAAGGGCACACATAATAAATCATTGATTCTTATGTGTGCCCTTTAATATTTTACATTCAAAGGAATGAGGTGCGGTTACAGTGAAAGCATCTCTTTAAATTTAATCGACTGCCTTCTCGAAACTTCAACCTTCTTGCCGTCTTTCATCTTCACAAGCAGACCGCCGTTGAGCCACGGCTCTATGTTCTCGATATATTTAAGATTGATGATATGCTTCCTGTTTGCCCGGAAAAATGTGCGGCTGTCCAGTCTCTCATCAAGATAATTGAGGGTTTTAAGTATTAATGGTTTTTGATCCCTGAAAAACAATCTTACATAATTGCCTTCCGACTCGAAAAGTCTGACTTCTTCAAGTTTCACAAACCAGCATCTGTCACCGTCTTTTACAAAAACCTGATCTTCGGCTTTCAACTGCTTGCTTGCATATCGGAGCTCAAGTTCTTCATCCTCTTTTTTCTCGAGCTTTATCTTCTTCAATGCCTCGGTCAGTCTTGCCGGATCTATCGGTTTAAGAAGATAATCGAGAGCGTTAAATTCAAAAGCCTTAATTGCATATTCATCATAGGCAGTAGTGAAAATCACCCGGGGCGACCTGTCAAGTTCTTCCAAAAGATCAAATCCGGTCTTCCCCGGCATCTGAATGTCAAGAAAAATAACATCAGGGTCGTGAGCCTTTATTTTTTCGACTGCCTCATCCACATTCGCAGCCTCATCGAGAATCTCCACTTCTGGATGTTCTGAAAGAAGCCGCCTTAACTCATTTCTCGCTAAACGCTCGTCATCAACGATAATAGCTTTCATTTTCTATTCCTCCGGTTGGGATTTTTATTTCTGCTCTTACTTTTCCGTCCTGTTCCGATATATTGAACGAAGCCTTCTCACCATAGAGGATCGAAAGGCGGTTCTTTGTATTTGCCAGCCCGAAACCTTTCGAGTCTGCCATCAATTTATCGTCAAGTGAACCGGAATTTAAAATAATTAAAACAAGATCATCTTTTTCTTTGTAAGCCCTGATTTGTACTTCCCCGCCTTTGGGAAGTTTTGATACCCCGTGCTTTATGCCGTTCTCCACCAGCGTTTGTACCATCATCGGTGGTATCTCAACAAAATTGACAGAGGGATCAACCTCTATCGAGAATCTCAATCTCTCTTCATATCTTACCTGCTCAAGCGAAAGGTAGTCGTTAACGGTACGGATTTCATCTTCGAGGGGAACCGTCTCGCTCCTCTCTATATTAAGAGAATATCGAAAAATGTTCGAAAGCTGTGTAATCGATTTTTTGGCTTTTTCAGG containing:
- a CDS encoding response regulator, which codes for MKAIIVDDERLARNELRRLLSEHPEVEILDEAANVDEAVEKIKAHDPDVIFLDIQMPGKTGFDLLEELDRSPRVIFTTAYDEYAIKAFEFNALDYLLKPIDPARLTEALKKIKLEKKEDEELELRYASKQLKAEDQVFVKDGDRCWFVKLEEVRLFESEGNYVRLFFRDQKPLILKTLNYLDERLDSRTFFRANRKHIINLKYIENIEPWLNGGLLVKMKDGKKVEVSRRQSIKFKEMLSL